One Clupea harengus chromosome 3, Ch_v2.0.2, whole genome shotgun sequence DNA window includes the following coding sequences:
- the tgm2l gene encoding protein-glutamine gamma-glutamyltransferase 2, with the protein MADHGVFTGVDLCSQVNNHAHRTGEIDVDRLLVRRGQPFSIALQCSGEPTQAPDYQLTIVLRVGKQGEVTVKVSEYQRGGGQWWFSQQAAQGELLVTLHSPADAPVGPYNLAVLLLSPEGHILEETAPESFHLLFNPWCKADAVHVPDEELLQEYILNENGLLYQGAWDDITSLPWNFGQFEKDIVDICFEILDNSPTALKNPEMDTLNRTSPVYVSRTITAMVNSNDDRGVLTGNWTGDYSDGVPPTRWTGSVPILRRWSEGGAQRVRYGQCWVFAGVACTVLRCLGIPTRCITNYSSAHDTDGNLMIDYLLDENMESVSTNGRKDMIWNYHCWVESWMAREDLPEGYDGWQALDPTPQERSDGVYCCGPCPVRAIREGEVGVKYDAPFIFAEVNADLAFWVLLPDGQRLQASVNKKTVGRNISTKSVYGDTREDVTAHYKYPEGSEKEREVFEKAGRRVSQQNGVQGQLELSIKHAQAIHGTDFDVIVEVHNAGSEDTRAHLTVMSTAVTYNSLHRGECQKKTSRLTVPAQKAHKEVLRLRYDHYGHCVSEHHMIRVTAFVKSNDQDEVILEEVNIPLRMPKLLIKVVGDAVVTRKVTAHITFTNPLPVTLKDGVFTVEGAGLTAATEVPAPTNVGPGEEVTVKFSFKPNRPGLRKLLVDFDSDRLRDVKGEATVIVRRKKWNRT; encoded by the exons GTGTATTCACAGGTGTGGACCTCTGCAGCCAAGTGAACAACCACGCTCACCGCACAGGAGAGATAGATGTGGACCGTCTGCTGGTGCGCAGGGGCCAGCCCTTCTCCATCGCCCTGCAGTGTTCCGGGGAACCCACCCAGGCCCCCGATTACCAGCTCACCATCGTCCTCCGAGTGG gtaagcAGGGCGAGGTGACAGTGAAAGTATCTGAGTACcagaggggtgggggtcagTGGTGGTTCAGCCAGCAGGCTGCCCAGGGCGAGCTGCTCGTGACGCTGCACAGTCCAGCGGACGCACCCGTGGGGCCCTACAACCTGGCCGTGCTCCTGCTGTCCCCCGAGGGCCACATCCTGGAGGAGACCGCGCCCGAGAGCTTCCACCTGCTCTTCAATCCCTGGTGCaaag CCGACGCGGTGCATGTGCCAGACGAGGAGCTGCTGCAGGAGTACATCCTGAATGAGAACGGCCTCCTGTACCAGGGCGCCTGGGACGACATCACCTCGTTGCCATGGAACTTTGGACAG TTTGAAAAGGACATCGTGGACATCTGCTTTGAAATACTGGACAACTCCCCCACTGCCCTCAAAAACCCAGAGATGGACACCCTCAACAGAACCAGTCCTGTTTACGTCAGCCGAACCATCACTGCCATG GTGAATTCCAATGATGACCGCGGGGTGCTGACGGGAAACTGGACGGGGGACTACTCTGACGGCGTGCCGCCCACCCGCTGGACGGGCAGCGTGCCCATCCTCAGACGCTGGAGCGAAGGAGGCGCACAGAGAGTGCGCTACGGACAGTGCTGGGTGTTCGCTGGAGTGGCCTGCACAG TTCTGCGATGTCTGGGCATCCCCACCCGCTGCATCACAAACTACTCCTCTGCCCATGACACAGATGGGAACCTCATGATAGACTACCTGCTCGACGAGAACATGGAGAGCGTCTCCACTAACGGGAGAAAGGACATGATCTG GAACTACCACTGCTGGGTAGAGTCCTGGATGGCTAGAGAGGACCTTCCAGAAGGATACGATGGATGGCAGGCTCTTGATCCTACCCCCCAGGAGAGAAGTGATG GTGTGTACTGCTGTGGGCCTTGTCCTGTGCGAGCAATACGCGAGGGGGAGGTCGGGGTGAAGTACGATGCGCCGTTCATCTTTGCCGAGGTGAACGCTGACCTGGCATTTTGGGTCCTTCTCCCCGATGGTCAGCGCTTACAAGCCTCGGTCAACAAGAAGACAGTTGGCCGAAACATCAGCACCAAGAGCGTCTATGGAGACACACGGGAGGACGTCACCGCACACTACAAATACCCAGAAG GTTCAGAGAAGGAGCGTGAGGTTTTCGAGAAGGCCGGGCGGCGGGTTTCCCAACAGAACGGAGTTCAGGGCCAGCTGGAGCTGTCCATCAAGCATGCGCAGGCGATCCACGGGACAGACTTTGACGTGATCGTGGAGGTGCACAACGCTGGCAGCGAGGACACACGCGCCCACCTCACGGTCATGTCCACTGCCGTGACCTATAACAGCCTGCACAGGGGCGAGTGCCAGAAGAAGACTTCCCGCCTCACTGTGCCTGCCCAGAAGG CTCACAAGGAAGTTCTACGCCTTCGCTATGACCACTACGGAcattgtgtgtctgagcatcACATGATCAGGGTGACTGCCTTCGTCAAGTCAAATGATCAGGATGAAGTGATCCTAGAGGAAGTCAATATCCCATTGCGGATGCCAAAGTTGCTCATTAAG GTTGTAGGAGATGCTGTAGTCACTCGGAAGGTGACTGCCCACATCACCTTCACAAACCCACTGCCCGTCACGCTGAAAGACGGAGTGTTTACGGTGGAAGGTGCAGGCCTCACAGCAGCAACGGAGGTTCCTGCTCC GACAAATGTTGGACCAGGTGAAGAGGTGACGGTCAAGTTCTCATTCAAGCCAAACCGCCCAGGCCTGAGAAAACTGTTAGTAGACTTCGACTCAGACAGACTGAGGGATGTCAAGGGGGAGGCCACTGTGATTGTCCGGCGCAAGAAATGGAACCGGACGTAA